One segment of Radiobacillus kanasensis DNA contains the following:
- the ftsE gene encoding cell division ATP-binding protein FtsE produces MIDMQGVQKTYPNGVQALSGVDVQIDEGEFVYVVGPSGAGKSTFIKMIYREVKPSKGYIRIHKQQLHNMKWKDVPYLRRNIGVVFQDFKLLPKLSVYENVAFALEVIEESPKAIRKRVMEVLDLVGLKNKARFLPDELSGGEQQRVSIARAIVNKPSLLIADEPTGNLDPETSWEIMNILEEINASGTTIIMATHSKEIVNTIKKRVIAIEGGRIVRDESRGEYGYDV; encoded by the coding sequence ATGATTGATATGCAGGGAGTACAAAAAACATACCCAAACGGTGTACAAGCTTTAAGCGGTGTGGACGTTCAAATTGACGAAGGTGAGTTTGTGTATGTAGTAGGCCCGAGTGGGGCAGGCAAATCTACCTTTATTAAAATGATTTATAGAGAAGTGAAACCTTCCAAAGGATATATCCGGATCCATAAACAACAGCTTCACAATATGAAATGGAAAGACGTTCCCTACCTACGACGAAATATCGGAGTCGTATTCCAAGATTTTAAATTGCTACCTAAACTCTCCGTTTATGAAAATGTTGCATTTGCCCTTGAAGTAATTGAAGAATCGCCGAAAGCTATACGGAAACGTGTGATGGAAGTTCTAGACTTAGTAGGACTGAAAAATAAAGCTCGTTTTCTGCCAGATGAACTGTCAGGTGGGGAGCAGCAACGTGTATCGATTGCTAGAGCAATTGTGAATAAACCTAGTCTGTTAATCGCAGATGAACCTACAGGGAACTTAGACCCTGAAACCTCATGGGAAATCATGAATATTTTGGAAGAAATCAACGCAAGTGGTACAACGATTATCATGGCCACACACAGCAAAGAAATCGTAAATACGATCAAAAAACGTGTTATTGCCATTGAAGGCGGACGGATCGTACGTGACGAAAGTCGGGGTGAATATGGCTATGACGTTTAA
- the ppsA gene encoding phosphoenolpyruvate synthase: MKEYRYIKWFDEIDKEDIALVGGKGANLGELTQKGVKVPPGFCVTASAYSTFIEERKLDQTIINLIHTIDLENTHQLQKISSEIRKLIYTSEMLEPIEKEIREAYAQFSYSIGIEAPYVAIRSSATAEDLPEASFAGQQDTYLEISGITEVLSHIKKCWASLWTARAIYYRANQGFNHFHVALSAVVQKMVDSEKAGVMFTANPVTSNRKEMMINASWGLGEAVVSGMVSPDEYVVEKSSLKIIEKNITNKNLLVIKNQHAVGTSEVAVKEYLGQASVTAQCLIEEEIVHLSKAGIRIEELYHFPQDIEWALDADTKEIYILQARPITTLEEEKSEMSPTEKVVLNMLIRGLAAAPGIGAGKVKKIKDIQEISLVEEGDILVTVMTNPDMIPAMKKAAAVVTDEGGRTCHAAIVSRELGIPCIVGANSATAVLLDGMEVTVDATRGVVFEGILEKEESEEPKQPSFDPSLFNQLEPVTGTKVYMNLGEPDLIDQYKDLPFEGIGLMRSEFIFSSMGAHPMYLLKTNQEDFFIDKLSEGITKVAQEVYPKPIVVRLSDFRSNEFRGLEGGDEVEPVEANPMIGWRGVSRYISPEYEEGFRLECRAMKRVREEYGLTNVWAMLPFVRTTWEVERVKEIMAEEGLVQNQQFKIWIMAEVPSVIFAAEEFAQLVDGFSIGSNDLTQLIMGSDRDSGILNSMGYFDERNISVKRAIKTLIHAAHKHSKTVSICGQGPSLYPEFTEFLIQEGIDSVSINPDTVAYTRRLVASTEQRLILNKIRNL; the protein is encoded by the coding sequence ATGAAAGAATACCGCTATATCAAATGGTTCGATGAGATTGACAAGGAGGACATTGCTCTTGTTGGTGGAAAAGGTGCTAATCTAGGGGAACTGACGCAGAAAGGAGTCAAGGTGCCTCCCGGATTTTGTGTGACGGCTTCCGCATACAGTACGTTTATAGAAGAACGAAAGCTGGATCAAACCATTATAAACCTCATCCATACGATTGATTTGGAAAACACCCATCAATTACAGAAAATAAGCTCTGAAATAAGAAAACTAATTTACACGAGCGAAATGCTCGAACCAATCGAAAAAGAAATTCGAGAAGCGTACGCCCAGTTTAGTTATTCGATTGGAATAGAAGCACCTTATGTAGCGATACGAAGCTCTGCCACCGCGGAAGATTTACCGGAGGCGTCCTTTGCTGGTCAACAGGATACGTATCTAGAAATTAGCGGGATTACGGAGGTACTCTCCCATATTAAAAAATGCTGGGCATCCCTATGGACGGCAAGAGCCATTTATTATCGTGCGAATCAAGGATTCAATCATTTTCATGTAGCTCTAAGTGCGGTCGTGCAAAAAATGGTCGACAGCGAGAAAGCTGGTGTGATGTTCACGGCCAATCCGGTGACGAGTAATCGAAAAGAAATGATGATTAACGCTAGCTGGGGGTTGGGAGAAGCGGTGGTTTCAGGGATGGTCTCACCAGATGAATACGTAGTCGAGAAATCAAGCCTAAAAATAATAGAAAAAAATATCACTAACAAGAATCTATTAGTGATCAAGAATCAACACGCTGTTGGGACGAGCGAAGTTGCCGTTAAGGAATATCTCGGCCAAGCGTCCGTGACCGCTCAGTGTCTAATAGAAGAGGAAATCGTACATCTATCAAAGGCTGGTATCCGAATTGAAGAACTCTATCATTTTCCACAGGATATAGAGTGGGCGTTAGATGCGGATACAAAAGAAATCTATATTTTGCAGGCACGACCGATTACGACGCTAGAGGAGGAGAAATCAGAAATGAGTCCAACAGAAAAAGTCGTATTAAACATGCTTATTCGAGGACTTGCTGCAGCACCAGGAATCGGAGCGGGGAAGGTTAAAAAGATTAAGGATATCCAAGAGATTTCTCTTGTCGAAGAAGGCGATATTTTAGTAACCGTTATGACGAACCCAGATATGATCCCGGCAATGAAGAAAGCGGCTGCAGTAGTAACCGATGAGGGTGGTCGCACATGTCATGCAGCGATAGTGTCTCGAGAATTAGGAATTCCTTGTATCGTTGGTGCTAATTCCGCAACAGCCGTGTTATTAGATGGTATGGAAGTAACGGTTGATGCGACACGTGGAGTGGTTTTTGAAGGCATCCTAGAAAAGGAAGAAAGCGAAGAGCCAAAACAACCTTCCTTTGATCCTTCTCTATTCAACCAATTGGAACCGGTTACAGGGACAAAAGTCTATATGAATCTCGGTGAACCGGATTTGATTGACCAGTACAAGGATCTCCCTTTTGAAGGGATTGGCTTAATGAGAAGCGAGTTTATTTTTTCTAGCATGGGCGCCCATCCTATGTATCTCTTAAAAACGAACCAAGAGGATTTTTTTATTGATAAACTTTCAGAGGGGATTACGAAAGTAGCCCAGGAGGTGTATCCAAAACCGATTGTCGTTAGGTTAAGTGATTTCCGTTCCAACGAATTCCGTGGACTAGAGGGTGGAGACGAGGTCGAACCGGTGGAAGCCAACCCGATGATTGGTTGGAGAGGTGTTTCCCGTTACATCTCCCCTGAATATGAGGAAGGCTTTCGCTTGGAATGTCGTGCCATGAAACGGGTACGAGAAGAATATGGATTGACTAATGTATGGGCGATGCTCCCTTTTGTGCGGACAACATGGGAAGTGGAGAGGGTCAAAGAGATCATGGCTGAAGAAGGACTCGTACAAAATCAGCAATTCAAAATTTGGATTATGGCAGAAGTCCCATCGGTTATTTTCGCTGCAGAGGAATTTGCCCAGCTTGTCGATGGGTTTAGCATTGGCAGTAATGACCTAACTCAATTAATCATGGGCTCGGACCGAGATTCAGGTATTCTAAATAGTATGGGTTATTTTGATGAGCGAAATATTTCGGTGAAGCGAGCTATTAAAACGTTAATTCATGCTGCACATAAGCACAGTAAAACCGTTTCTATTTGCGGGCAGGGACCTTCTTTATATCCAGAGTTTACTGAATTTCTCATTCAAGAAGGAATCGATAGTGTTAGTATCAATCCAGATACTGTTGCCTATACAAGAAGGCTAGTAGCATCGACAGAACAACGGCTAATCTTAAATAAAATAAGAAATTTATAA
- a CDS encoding ATP synthase subunit B family protein, which produces MNIRHLVGVGVLSLFITAAPQAVFAGSDESPIDKISNSLEKDLKNVVQEGEKQIEKDISSKLVEAGNEGPKKATKQVEEITEKVKKEVHKASEEILEESQNKSKQTPVKPSEDLGIEDQTKDHSVQPVQEQRKRSEPVPITGKKNDLSPTKPSESSAITTKVQKEAPTKTPIPDEKKDFPELQKLVTLSITKIPQQLWKRWQTKSSPLAVYLASQLESNRLLQTQLYWNRKYVIRNQWVNAPPTPPPQRSSFF; this is translated from the coding sequence TTGAATATTCGGCACCTAGTAGGTGTTGGGGTGCTCTCCCTCTTTATCACAGCGGCACCACAAGCCGTGTTTGCAGGATCAGATGAATCCCCAATAGACAAAATTTCAAATTCCTTGGAGAAGGATTTGAAAAACGTTGTCCAAGAAGGGGAGAAACAGATCGAGAAGGACATATCATCAAAGCTTGTTGAAGCTGGAAATGAAGGCCCGAAAAAAGCCACGAAACAAGTGGAGGAAATCACGGAAAAGGTAAAAAAGGAAGTGCATAAGGCTTCTGAAGAAATCCTGGAGGAATCGCAAAATAAATCGAAGCAAACTCCAGTAAAGCCTTCCGAGGATTTGGGAATCGAAGACCAAACAAAAGATCACTCAGTTCAGCCTGTTCAAGAACAGAGGAAACGCTCGGAGCCAGTACCTATAACCGGAAAGAAAAACGATCTAAGTCCTACCAAACCATCCGAATCTTCCGCGATTACTACTAAGGTACAAAAAGAAGCTCCGACGAAAACACCCATTCCAGATGAAAAGAAGGACTTTCCAGAGCTTCAAAAACTCGTGACATTATCCATAACAAAGATTCCACAACAATTGTGGAAGCGATGGCAGACAAAAAGCTCGCCTCTTGCAGTCTATCTTGCTTCGCAATTGGAATCGAACCGCTTGTTGCAAACACAGCTTTATTGGAATCGGAAATATGTCATTAGAAATCAGTGGGTGAATGCACCACCAACGCCACCACCTCAAAGGAGCTCTTTTTTCTAA